From one Prochlorococcus marinus str. MIT 0912 genomic stretch:
- the psaB gene encoding photosystem I core protein PsaB: MATKFPSFSQGLAQDPTTRRIWYGIATAHDFESHDGMTEEQLYQKLFSTHFGHLAIIGLWVAGNLFHVAWQGNFQQWVLDPTHTRPIAHAIWDPHFGQGLTDALTQAGATSPVNIAYSGLYHWWYTIGMRTNEQLFQGAIFINILVCWLLFAGWLHLQPKYRPSLAWFKNAESQLNHHLAVLFGFSSIAWTGHLIHVAIPESRGIHVGWDNWLTVMPHPEGLTPFFSGNWGAYAQNPDSLDAVFGTTQGAGTAIFTFLGGLHPQSESLWLTDIAHHHLAIGVVFIIAGHMYRTNFGIGHSLKEIVEAHNTSHPKDPHKGYFGIKHNGLFETVNNSLHIQLGLALASLGVACSLVAQHMGALPSYAFIARDYTTQSALYTHHQYIAMFLMVGAFSHGAIFFVRDYDPELNKDNVLARILSTKEALISHLSWVTMLLGFHTLGIYVHNDVVVAFGTPEKQILIEPVFAQFAQAASGKMMYGFNALLANASSSASIAASTMPGNHYWMDMINRQDALTNFLPIGPADFLVHHAIALGLHTTALILIKGALDARGTKLIPDKKDLGFAFPCDGPGRGGTCDSSSWDATYLAMFWALNTIAWITFYWHWKHLAIWMGNTAQFNESGTYLMGWFRDYLWLNSSQLINGYNPFGVNALSPWAWMFLFGHLIWATGFMFLISWRGYWQELIETLVWAHQRTPIANLVGWRDKPVALSIVQARLVGLTHFTVGNFVTFGAFVIASTSGKFG; this comes from the coding sequence ATGGCAACTAAATTTCCATCTTTTAGTCAGGGTCTTGCTCAAGACCCTACAACCAGAAGAATCTGGTACGGCATAGCTACCGCTCATGACTTCGAAAGTCATGACGGTATGACAGAGGAACAGTTATATCAAAAACTCTTCTCTACTCATTTTGGTCACTTAGCCATCATTGGTCTTTGGGTGGCAGGAAATCTTTTTCACGTTGCTTGGCAAGGAAACTTTCAGCAATGGGTTCTAGATCCAACTCATACTCGTCCAATTGCTCATGCAATTTGGGATCCTCATTTTGGTCAAGGTCTCACTGATGCTTTGACCCAGGCAGGAGCAACTTCTCCAGTAAATATTGCTTACTCAGGCTTATACCACTGGTGGTACACAATTGGCATGAGAACTAATGAGCAGCTTTTCCAAGGTGCAATCTTTATTAACATTCTTGTCTGCTGGTTATTGTTTGCTGGATGGCTTCATCTTCAACCTAAATACAGACCATCTTTAGCATGGTTTAAAAATGCAGAATCTCAATTAAATCATCACCTAGCTGTTCTTTTTGGATTTAGCAGTATTGCTTGGACTGGTCATTTAATTCATGTAGCTATCCCTGAGTCAAGAGGAATACATGTTGGCTGGGATAACTGGTTAACTGTTATGCCTCATCCAGAAGGTCTAACTCCATTTTTCTCTGGAAATTGGGGGGCTTATGCTCAAAACCCTGATTCACTTGATGCAGTTTTTGGAACTACTCAAGGAGCTGGTACAGCTATATTTACATTCTTAGGTGGACTTCACCCTCAAAGTGAATCCCTTTGGCTAACAGATATTGCTCACCATCATTTGGCTATAGGAGTTGTATTTATAATTGCAGGTCATATGTATAGGACTAACTTTGGTATTGGCCATAGTCTTAAAGAAATTGTTGAGGCACATAACACTAGTCACCCTAAAGATCCACATAAGGGTTATTTCGGTATAAAGCACAATGGACTTTTCGAGACAGTTAATAACTCACTCCATATTCAACTTGGACTCGCGCTTGCTTCTTTAGGTGTAGCTTGTAGTTTGGTCGCCCAGCATATGGGTGCTCTTCCTTCATATGCATTTATTGCAAGGGATTACACAACTCAGTCGGCTCTATATACCCATCATCAATACATAGCTATGTTCTTGATGGTTGGTGCGTTCTCTCACGGAGCAATTTTCTTTGTCAGAGATTATGATCCAGAACTTAATAAAGATAATGTATTAGCCAGAATCCTTAGTACAAAAGAAGCATTAATTAGCCACTTAAGTTGGGTAACAATGCTTTTAGGCTTCCATACTCTTGGAATATATGTACACAATGATGTAGTTGTAGCCTTTGGCACCCCCGAAAAGCAGATTCTTATTGAACCAGTATTTGCTCAGTTTGCTCAAGCTGCAAGCGGTAAAATGATGTATGGCTTTAATGCCTTATTGGCTAATGCATCTAGTTCTGCGTCAATAGCTGCAAGCACCATGCCAGGAAACCATTACTGGATGGATATGATTAATAGACAAGATGCTCTTACAAATTTCTTACCTATAGGACCTGCAGATTTCTTGGTTCACCATGCAATTGCATTAGGACTTCATACAACTGCTTTGATTCTTATAAAGGGTGCTCTTGATGCGAGAGGAACAAAACTAATTCCAGATAAAAAGGATTTAGGATTTGCTTTCCCTTGTGATGGACCAGGCCGTGGTGGTACTTGTGATAGTTCTTCTTGGGACGCTACTTATTTAGCAATGTTCTGGGCCTTAAATACTATTGCCTGGATTACCTTCTATTGGCATTGGAAACATCTAGCAATTTGGATGGGTAATACAGCTCAATTCAATGAATCTGGTACCTATTTAATGGGTTGGTTTAGAGATTATTTATGGCTAAATAGTTCTCAGTTAATCAATGGATACAACCCATTTGGTGTAAATGCTTTATCTCCCTGGGCTTGGATGTTCTTATTTGGTCATCTTATTTGGGCGACTGGATTTATGTTCCTGATCTCTTGGAGAGGTTATTGGCAAGAACTTATTGAAACTCTTGTTTGGGCTCATCAAAGAACTCCAATAGCTAATTTAGTTGGTTGGAGAGACAAGCCTGTTGCATTATCAATTGTCCAAGCAAGATTAGTTGGTTTAACACATTTCACAGTTGGAAACTTTGTAACCTTTGGAGCATTTGTTATCGCATCTACTTCAGGTAAATTCGGATAA